From a single Geothermobacter hydrogeniphilus genomic region:
- a CDS encoding 2-oxoacid:acceptor oxidoreductase family protein encodes MTYDVFMAGFGGQGVLMMGDLLARAAIFEGKNVSYYPSYGVEKRGGAATCTIVISDQEVGSPVIGRPGAAIILNQLSCDKYLEKVRPGGFCLLNSSLIDLPANPRDDINLVSAPLTEIARETGGDRLLNMVSLGAYVTATGAVDAASLEKALEQALPERNHRFIPMNIEAIKRGAALVKQ; translated from the coding sequence ATGACTTACGATGTTTTCATGGCCGGCTTCGGCGGCCAGGGGGTGCTGATGATGGGCGACCTGCTGGCACGGGCGGCTATCTTCGAAGGAAAGAATGTCTCCTACTATCCTTCCTACGGGGTGGAGAAACGGGGCGGAGCGGCGACCTGCACGATCGTGATTTCTGACCAGGAGGTCGGCTCGCCGGTGATCGGCCGACCGGGCGCGGCGATCATCCTCAACCAGCTTTCCTGCGACAAGTACCTGGAGAAGGTCCGCCCCGGCGGATTCTGCCTGCTCAACAGTTCCCTGATCGATCTGCCCGCCAATCCACGCGATGATATCAACCTGGTTTCGGCCCCGCTGACCGAAATCGCCCGGGAAACCGGCGGCGACCGCCTGCTCAACATGGTCTCCCTCGGCGCCTACGTCACCGCCACCGGCGCGGTCGACGCCGCCAGCCTGGAGAAGGCCCTGGAACAGGCCCTGCCGGAGCGCAATCACCGCTTCATTCCGATGAACATCGAGGCGATCAAGCGTGGTGCGGCGCTGGTAAAACAATAA
- a CDS encoding peptide chain release factor 3, with the protein MSKRLQEEIARRRTFGIISHPDAGKTTLTEKLLLFGGAINLAGAVKARKAARHATSDWMKMEQERGISVTTSVMKFNHRDFEINLLDTPGHQDFSEDTYRVLTAVDAALMVIDSAKGVEAQTEKLMEICRMRNTPVITFINKLDREGMDPLDLLADIEEKLQIECAPLAWPIGMGKRFKGVYSLYRKQLNLFTPGAETRNQELITIEDLADARLDELLGDQAIELRGDVELLEGAANPFDLEDFLKASQTPVFFGSAVNNFGVRELLDAFVELAPAPGPRMTETREVRPDEEQFSGFVFKIQANMDPAHRDRIAFLRICSGKFERGMKVRHHRIGKEVALNNAIIFMAQDRAHIEEAYPGDIIGLHNHGTIKVGDTFSSKEPLKFTGIPSFAPEHFRRVRLKNPLKVKQLDKGLTQLAEEGAVQVFRPLLGADWILGAVGVLQFDVTMERLKNEYGVDAVYEGIDFATARWIDCEDAKKLEEFQKKNQANLALDAEGNLAYLASSEWRLGYVQEQWPEIVFHKTREQGG; encoded by the coding sequence GTGAGCAAACGACTCCAGGAAGAAATCGCCCGGCGGCGGACCTTCGGCATCATCAGCCACCCGGATGCCGGCAAGACCACCCTGACCGAGAAACTGCTGCTGTTCGGCGGCGCCATCAATCTCGCCGGTGCGGTCAAGGCGCGCAAGGCCGCCCGCCACGCCACCAGCGACTGGATGAAGATGGAGCAGGAGCGCGGTATTTCGGTGACCACCTCGGTGATGAAGTTCAATCACCGCGACTTCGAGATCAACCTGCTCGACACCCCGGGCCACCAGGACTTTTCCGAGGATACCTACCGGGTGCTGACCGCCGTCGATGCGGCGCTGATGGTGATCGACTCGGCCAAGGGGGTTGAGGCGCAGACCGAGAAGCTGATGGAGATCTGCCGGATGCGCAACACCCCGGTAATCACCTTCATCAACAAGCTTGACCGCGAGGGGATGGATCCCCTTGACCTGCTGGCCGACATCGAGGAGAAACTGCAGATCGAATGCGCGCCGCTGGCCTGGCCGATCGGTATGGGCAAGCGCTTCAAGGGGGTCTACAGCCTCTACCGCAAGCAGCTCAACCTGTTCACCCCCGGCGCCGAGACCCGCAATCAGGAGCTGATCACCATCGAGGATCTGGCCGATGCCCGGCTCGACGAGCTGCTCGGCGACCAGGCCATTGAGTTGCGCGGGGATGTCGAGCTGCTCGAGGGGGCGGCCAACCCCTTCGACCTCGAGGATTTTCTCAAGGCCAGCCAGACCCCGGTCTTTTTCGGCAGCGCGGTCAACAACTTCGGGGTGCGGGAACTGCTCGACGCCTTTGTCGAACTGGCCCCGGCGCCGGGGCCGCGGATGACCGAGACCCGCGAGGTGCGCCCGGACGAGGAGCAGTTCTCCGGCTTCGTCTTCAAGATCCAGGCGAACATGGACCCGGCGCACCGCGACCGGATTGCCTTTCTGCGCATCTGCTCCGGCAAGTTCGAGCGGGGGATGAAGGTCCGTCACCACCGCATCGGCAAGGAAGTGGCGCTGAACAACGCCATCATCTTCATGGCCCAGGACCGTGCCCACATCGAGGAGGCTTATCCGGGCGATATCATCGGCCTGCACAACCACGGCACCATCAAGGTCGGCGACACGTTCAGCAGCAAGGAGCCGCTCAAGTTCACCGGCATTCCCAGCTTCGCCCCGGAGCATTTCCGCCGGGTGCGGCTGAAGAACCCCCTCAAGGTCAAGCAGCTCGACAAGGGGCTGACCCAGCTCGCCGAGGAGGGGGCGGTGCAGGTCTTCCGGCCGCTGCTCGGTGCCGACTGGATTCTCGGCGCGGTCGGGGTGCTGCAGTTCGACGTCACCATGGAACGACTGAAGAACGAGTACGGGGTCGACGCCGTCTACGAGGGGATCGACTTCGCCACCGCCCGCTGGATCGACTGCGAGGACGCGAAGAAACTGGAGGAATTCCAGAAGAAGAACCAGGCCAACCTCGCCCTTGACGCCGAGGGCAACCTAGCCTACCTGGCCTCGAGCGAGTGGCGGCTGGGGTATGTGCAGGAGCAATGGCCGGAGATCGTCTTCCACAAGACGAGGGAGCAGGGCGGCTGA